A window of Fusarium verticillioides 7600 chromosome 10, whole genome shotgun sequence contains these coding sequences:
- a CDS encoding primary-amine oxidase, with protein MSQPHPLIPLSVEETNLARDVIRAAYPQSVLKFRVIYLEEPAKEILAPYLDLEHAGKVTSSTPRPAREARVHFDTAHGGKPPQSHEAIIDLSTRNIKQIESIRADAQAAFTSEELDDVRIICRDSPVFKERIAKFNLPQGFEVVVEPWPYGGLDAADDPNRRHMQALIYAADSKNRECNFWGYPLPIIPVIDAETREVIRIHEVATGGGNDPHTFAEGDYAKVNIDHMTPSEYVPELLPGGLRRDLKELNVVQPSGPSFNVEDSNVINWQKWSMRATFNPREGAVLHDVRFDGRSVLYRLSISDMTVPYADPRPPFHRKQAFDFGDGTLGDACNNLQLGCDCLGVIKYFDGVLVDHSGTARTTKNVICLHEQDNGINWKHTNWRTGRAVVTRRRELVVQFIITLANYEYIFNYIFDQAGAITVQARATGIVSSVLIEEGKTAPWGNVVSPGILAQNHQHIFCVRIDPAIDGHKNTLVQTESLPMRIDARTNPNGNAYQVVTTPITASAGLDANPFTDRTFKVQNMEKLNPISGQPVGYKILAPVTRPLLADPNSTQAKRARFAQRHLWVTKHRDNEFYAGGRYTLQSVSEVEGVADAADRNDDVYQQDIVVWSVFGLTHNPRVEDWPVMPVEILDLHIKPADFFTANPAIDVPGRKNFTSQLTNAEKAEESSCCADSKPRL; from the exons AtgtctcaacctcatcctcttATTCCTCTCTCCGTTGAGGAGACGAACTTGGCCAGAGATGTCATTCGCGCTGCGTATCCTCAGAGTGTTCTGAAGTTCCGGGTCATCTACCTTGAGGAGCCGGCGAAGGAGATCCTGGCGCCTTATCTGGATCTTGAGCATGCTGGGAAGGTTACTAGCTCTACGCCCAGGCCTGCTCGTGAAGCTCGAGTGCACTTTGATACAGCTCATGGTGGCAAGCCTCCGCAATCGCATGAGGCTATCATCGACTTGAGCACAAGGAATATTAAGCAGATTGAGTCAATTCGCGCCGATGCTCAAGCAGCTTTCACAAG TGAAGAGCTGGATGATGTCCGAATCATCTGCCGAGACTCACCTGTCTTCAAGGAGCGCATCGCCAAGTTCAACCTCCCCCAAGGCTTCGAAGTCGTCGTTGAGCCGTGGCCATATGGTGGTCTCGACGCAGCTGACGACCCCAACCGCCGACACATGCAAGCCCTGATCTACGCTGCAGACAGCAAGAATCGCGAATGCAACTTCTGGGGATACCCTCTCCCCATCATTCCCGTTATCGACGCCGAGACCCGCGAAGTCATCCGCATTCATGAAGTTGCTACTGGCGGAGGTAACGATCCTCATACTTTCGCCGAGGGCGACTatgccaaagtcaacatcgACCATATGACCCCATCGGAATACGTTCCTGAGCTTCTGCCTGGTGGTCTGCGAAGAGATCTGAAGGAGCTCAATGTTGTTCAGCCTTCGGGACCTAGCTTCAATGTTGAAGACTCGAATGTGATCAATTGGCAGAAGTGGAGTATGCGCGCGACTTTTAACCCTCGTGAAGGTGCAGTGCTTCATGATGTCCGTTTCGACGGTCGAAGTGTTCTTTACAGACTGTCTATCAGCGATATGACTGTTCCTTATGCGGACCCTCGACCTCCGTTCCACCGAAAGCAGGcttttgactttggtgaCGGAACGCTTGGAGATGCTTGTAATAATCTGCAGCTTGGATGCGACTGTTTAGGTGTAATCAAG TACTTTGACGGTGTTTTGGTCGATCACAGCGGTACAGCACGTACTACTAAGAATGTTATTTGTCTCCATGAGCAAGACAACGGAATTAACTGGAAGCATACAAACTGGCGTACTGGCCGAGCTGTCGTGACCCGCAGGCGAGAGTTGGTTGTTcagttcatcatcaccctAGCCAACTACGAATACATCTTCAAC TACATCTTCGACCAAGCAGGCGCCATCACAGTCCAAGCCCGCGCCACCGGCATCGTCTCATCCGTCCTCATAGAAGAAGGCAAGACCGCACCATGGGGCAACGTCGTAAGCCCCGGCATCCTCGcccaaaaccaccaacacaTCTTCTGCGTCCGCATAGACCCCGCCATAGACGGCCACAAAAACACCCTTGTCCAGACAGAATCCCTCCCCATGCGCATCGACGCCCGCACCAACCCCAACGGCAACGCCTACCAGGTCGTCACAACCCCCATAACAGCCTCGGCAGGTCTTGACGCGAACCCCTTCACGGACCGCACGTTCAAGGTGCAGAATATGGAGAAGCTTAATCCGATTAGTGGTCAGCCTGTGGGTTACAAGATTCTTGCGCCGGTTACGAGGCCGTTGCTTGCAGACCCGAATTCTACGCAGGCGAAACGGGCGAGGTTTGCGCAAAGACATTTGTGGGTTACTAAGCATAGGGATAATGAATTCTATGCTGGTGGGAGATATACGCTGCAGTCGGTGTCGGAGGTCGAGGGTGTAGCGGATGCTGCTGATAGGAATGATGATGTTTATCAGCAGGATATTGTGGTATGGAGTGTTTTTGGTCTTACTCATAACCCCAGAGTGGAAGACTGGCCAGTCAT GCCCgtcgagattcttgatcttcaCATCAAGCCTGCTGATTTCTTTACGGCAAACCCGGCAATTGATGTGCCCGGCAGGAAGAACTTTACTTCACAGTTGACAAATGCTGAAAAGGCCGAAGAGTCTTCATGCTGTGCGGATAGCAAACCTCGCCTGTAA